Proteins encoded within one genomic window of Bradyrhizobium sp. 186:
- a CDS encoding FGGY-family carbohydrate kinase — translation MPRAYIGVDVGTTSTRAGVFDEAGTLLATARYPIRIWHEAGDIVEQSSQNIWDASARSVRAAMAEAGIAPDSVGGIGFDATCSLVVLDPQGEPVTVSGSGDKQRNVIVWMDHRATAEARLINETEDAVLRYVGGSISPEMEMPKLLWLKRHMRASFDAAGHFFDLADYLTWRATGSLQRSTCTVTCKWNYLAHDGGGWSAQFFRRIGLSDFVAEKYARIGTEIVAPGTRLGAGLTRAAAVDLGLSPGTPVGASLIDAHAGGIGAIGGRDGSGGATDVCDRLAYIMGTSACIMATTREPCFVPGVWGPYYSGMVPNFWLNEGGQSAAGAAIDHLLKSHPGHAEASAAARAEGLDIIEFLERRIIAHAGDASRAALLARDVHVLPEFIGNRSPYADPDTRAVIAGLDLDTDIGAMERLFIAGLCGLAYGLAEVIEAFAAHGVHSSIMIMGGGASRSPLVRQIMADTTGLTVALPQTKEPVLLGAAMLGAVAGGAYASIGETMAKMSALGRLSEPTAPDMAAFHDRKRDVYKLLREVDRGSRAAMREIARG, via the coding sequence ATGCCGCGAGCGTATATCGGCGTCGACGTGGGGACCACGAGCACGCGGGCAGGGGTCTTCGACGAGGCAGGCACCCTGCTTGCAACCGCCCGGTATCCGATCAGGATCTGGCACGAGGCGGGGGATATCGTCGAGCAGTCCTCCCAAAACATCTGGGATGCCTCTGCGAGATCGGTGCGGGCGGCGATGGCGGAAGCCGGCATTGCGCCCGACAGCGTCGGCGGCATCGGTTTTGACGCCACCTGTTCCCTCGTGGTGCTCGATCCCCAGGGCGAGCCAGTCACCGTCAGCGGATCCGGCGACAAGCAGCGCAACGTGATCGTCTGGATGGATCATCGCGCCACGGCCGAGGCGCGGCTGATCAACGAGACCGAGGATGCGGTGCTGCGCTATGTCGGCGGCTCGATCTCGCCCGAGATGGAGATGCCGAAGCTGTTGTGGCTGAAGCGGCACATGCGAGCGAGTTTCGATGCTGCCGGCCACTTCTTCGACCTGGCAGACTACCTGACCTGGCGCGCGACCGGATCGCTGCAACGCTCAACTTGCACCGTCACCTGCAAATGGAACTATCTCGCCCATGACGGCGGCGGCTGGAGCGCGCAATTCTTCCGGCGCATTGGCTTGTCGGACTTCGTCGCGGAAAAATACGCCCGCATCGGCACCGAGATCGTCGCGCCCGGCACGCGGCTCGGCGCAGGTCTCACCCGTGCGGCGGCGGTCGACCTCGGCCTGTCACCGGGCACGCCGGTCGGCGCGTCGTTGATTGATGCCCATGCCGGCGGCATCGGCGCGATCGGTGGCCGCGACGGATCGGGCGGCGCGACTGACGTTTGCGATCGCCTTGCCTACATCATGGGAACGTCGGCCTGCATCATGGCGACGACGAGAGAGCCGTGCTTCGTGCCCGGCGTGTGGGGCCCTTATTACTCCGGCATGGTACCAAATTTCTGGCTCAACGAGGGTGGGCAGTCCGCCGCGGGCGCGGCGATCGATCATCTCCTCAAGTCGCATCCAGGCCATGCTGAGGCGAGCGCGGCGGCGCGCGCGGAAGGGCTCGACATTATCGAGTTCCTCGAACGGCGCATCATCGCGCATGCCGGTGATGCCAGTCGTGCCGCGCTGCTGGCCCGCGACGTCCATGTCCTCCCCGAATTCATCGGCAATCGTTCGCCATACGCCGATCCCGACACGCGCGCGGTGATCGCCGGCCTCGATCTCGACACCGACATCGGCGCGATGGAACGGCTGTTCATCGCCGGCCTCTGCGGGCTCGCCTATGGGCTCGCCGAGGTGATCGAGGCCTTTGCCGCGCATGGCGTTCATTCCAGCATCATGATCATGGGCGGCGGCGCGAGCCGCAGCCCGCTGGTGCGACAGATCATGGCGGATACCACCGGTCTCACCGTCGCGCTGCCGCAGACCAAGGAGCCGGTGCTGTTGGGCGCCGCGATGCTCGGCGCGGTGGCCGGTGGCGCCTATGCCTCGATCGGGGAGACCATGGCAAAGATGTCGGCGCTGGGACGCCTGAGCGAGCCGACCGCGCCCGACATGGCCGCCTTTCACGACCGCAAGCGCGACGTCTACAAGCTGCTGCGCGAGGTCGATCGCGGCAGCCGCGCGGCGATGCGCGAAATCGCGAGAGGCTGA
- a CDS encoding carbohydrate kinase, which produces MLIACGDALIDFVPTRTADGREAVMPAVGGSCLNVAIGLARLGAATGFVGGISTDMFGRMIADHAAASHVELGLATRSDHQTTLAFVRIVAGESSYAFYDAETATRNWTYRRGSIPFATVEAIHVGSTTLVNDQGAVETKALITDARASSTISFDPNCRPNLVKDKPAYLARIAEFAGGADLIKMSDVDFAYLHGDEPYEQRANALLGQGTSLVVITRGNNGAIAWHAHAGQVEVVAPEVEVADTIGAGDSFQAALLFALHKQGRLVRDQLKDISAEELRRALSFAANCAGLTCTRPGADPPWSHEINWSW; this is translated from the coding sequence ATGCTGATTGCCTGCGGCGATGCGCTGATCGATTTCGTGCCGACGCGAACGGCCGATGGTCGTGAAGCGGTGATGCCGGCCGTTGGCGGCTCCTGCCTCAACGTCGCGATCGGCCTGGCGCGCCTCGGCGCAGCGACGGGCTTCGTCGGCGGCATCTCGACCGACATGTTCGGACGGATGATCGCCGACCACGCCGCCGCCTCGCATGTCGAGCTTGGTCTCGCCACCCGCAGCGACCACCAGACCACGCTCGCCTTCGTGCGCATCGTCGCGGGCGAGTCGAGCTATGCCTTTTATGATGCCGAGACCGCGACGCGGAACTGGACTTACCGGCGCGGGTCCATTCCGTTCGCGACGGTCGAAGCGATCCATGTCGGCTCGACCACGCTGGTCAACGACCAGGGCGCGGTGGAAACCAAAGCCCTGATCACGGATGCGCGGGCATCCTCGACGATCTCCTTTGATCCGAACTGCCGGCCCAATCTGGTCAAGGACAAGCCGGCCTATCTTGCGCGCATCGCCGAGTTCGCAGGCGGCGCCGACCTGATCAAGATGTCCGATGTCGACTTCGCCTATCTCCATGGTGACGAGCCCTATGAACAACGGGCAAACGCGCTGCTGGGGCAGGGGACGAGCCTCGTCGTCATCACCCGTGGCAACAACGGTGCCATCGCATGGCATGCGCACGCAGGGCAGGTCGAAGTCGTAGCGCCGGAGGTCGAGGTCGCCGACACCATCGGCGCCGGCGACAGTTTTCAGGCGGCGCTGCTGTTCGCCCTGCACAAGCAGGGACGCCTCGTCCGAGACCAACTGAAGGACATCAGCGCTGAGGAGCTCCGCCGCGCGTTGTCGTTCGCGGCCAATTGTGCCGGGCTTACCTGCACCCGCCCGGGCGCCGATCCGCCCTGGAGTCACGAGATCAATTGGAGCTGGTAG
- a CDS encoding LysR substrate-binding domain-containing protein, which translates to MDLRRLRYFVAVAEARSVGKAAERLRMAQPPLSVQIRKLEAEIGTPLFRRGTRGMDLTEAGQALLARASEALALAADGAEAARAVASGRRGRLSVGYMFVLANAVLPRLIPELRRSVPGVDLDFAELSASTREARLLDRSVTVALCMPAIHHPEIQVARIGAQPFMLAMPIRSPLARLTSVPMARLQGRPLIALPWPDEDPASSAVAALLRRHQIVMPIASRVETVHSAMSLVLAGEGLAILPACAKLGAPRGIVFRPLRDAADSIDIAVCWRRDSQSPLIRTFLKCAEKVVARL; encoded by the coding sequence ATGGATCTTCGCCGGCTTCGCTACTTCGTCGCTGTGGCCGAGGCGCGCAGCGTCGGCAAGGCCGCCGAGCGGCTGCGGATGGCGCAGCCTCCCCTCTCGGTCCAGATCCGCAAGCTCGAGGCCGAGATCGGCACGCCGCTGTTCCGCCGCGGCACGCGCGGCATGGATCTGACCGAGGCGGGCCAGGCGCTGCTGGCGCGCGCCAGCGAGGCGCTCGCGCTTGCGGCCGACGGCGCCGAAGCCGCGCGCGCAGTTGCCTCGGGGCGGCGCGGCCGGCTGTCGGTCGGCTACATGTTCGTGCTGGCGAACGCGGTGCTGCCGCGGCTGATCCCCGAATTGCGCCGGTCCGTTCCCGGTGTCGACCTCGACTTCGCCGAGCTCAGCGCATCGACGCGCGAGGCGCGGCTGCTCGACCGCAGCGTCACGGTTGCCCTGTGCATGCCGGCGATCCATCATCCCGAGATCCAGGTGGCGCGGATCGGTGCGCAACCTTTCATGCTGGCGATGCCGATCCGCTCGCCGCTCGCCCGCCTGACCTCAGTGCCCATGGCCCGATTGCAGGGCCGTCCCCTGATTGCGCTGCCTTGGCCTGACGAAGACCCCGCCTCCTCCGCCGTCGCGGCCCTGCTGCGGCGGCATCAAATCGTGATGCCGATCGCGAGCCGGGTGGAGACGGTGCATTCGGCGATGAGCCTCGTTCTCGCCGGTGAAGGTCTCGCAATCCTGCCGGCCTGCGCCAAGCTCGGCGCGCCGCGCGGCATCGTGTTCAGGCCGCTGCGCGACGCCGCCGACTCCATCGACATCGCGGTGTGCTGGCGGCGCGATTCCCAGAGCCCGCTGATCCGCACCTTCCTCAAATGCGCCGAGAAAGTCGTGGCGCGGCTGTGA
- a CDS encoding amidase → MNGDPCLLSATELRGLIAEKRISPVEIVSAVLARAEALQGELNCFITLCGDEAMAQAREAERKVMAGEPLGLLHGIPVTVKDIVNTRGVKTTFGAVPYKDNVPAEDAVAVAKLRAEGAILIGKTTTPEFGSKCLTDSPLFGRTRNAWSAERSSGGSSGGAAVAVASGIAPLAIATDGGGSTRIPAACNGVVGLKQSNGVIAHSQALDAFGNQTYVTPMTRDVADTALMMQAMAGEDACDPWSIGVPVPDFIGTAIPRGDLRGQKILFCASPPGRPASSDVATAFKASLDRLASLGAELAEFSGEGFDVEPIWRAINHTVWRTRFAKLAAEHKDDLSEAFFKQLALATNVSGVAYQEAMFARTALFHRVQSLLARGHLLAMPTITRTALPIEQDLFGTIEIDGKHFDSVRPHWFPWTMPFNMTGHPAVSLPCGFGRDGLPIGLQLVGRFRADADLLRVSALFEASHDLLSRRPA, encoded by the coding sequence ATGAACGGCGATCCCTGCCTGCTGTCCGCAACCGAACTGCGCGGCCTCATTGCCGAAAAACGGATATCTCCGGTCGAAATTGTCAGCGCCGTGCTCGCCCGCGCCGAGGCGCTCCAGGGCGAATTGAACTGCTTCATCACGCTCTGTGGCGACGAGGCGATGGCGCAGGCGCGCGAGGCCGAGCGCAAGGTGATGGCGGGCGAGCCGCTCGGCCTGCTGCACGGCATCCCTGTCACCGTCAAGGACATCGTCAACACCAGGGGCGTGAAGACCACCTTCGGCGCCGTTCCCTACAAGGACAATGTGCCGGCCGAGGATGCCGTCGCGGTCGCAAAGCTGCGCGCGGAAGGCGCGATTCTGATCGGCAAGACCACCACACCCGAATTCGGCAGCAAGTGCCTGACCGACTCGCCGCTGTTCGGCCGCACCCGCAACGCGTGGAGCGCGGAGCGCTCGTCGGGCGGCTCCAGCGGCGGCGCGGCGGTGGCTGTTGCGAGCGGCATCGCGCCGCTCGCGATCGCGACCGATGGCGGCGGCTCGACGCGCATTCCCGCCGCCTGCAACGGCGTGGTCGGGCTGAAGCAGAGCAACGGCGTCATCGCGCACAGCCAGGCGCTGGATGCTTTCGGCAACCAGACCTATGTCACGCCGATGACGCGCGATGTCGCCGATACCGCGCTGATGATGCAGGCGATGGCCGGCGAAGACGCCTGCGATCCCTGGTCGATCGGCGTTCCCGTGCCCGATTTCATCGGCACCGCCATCCCGCGCGGCGATCTGCGCGGGCAGAAAATCCTGTTCTGTGCCTCGCCGCCCGGGCGCCCGGCGTCCTCAGATGTCGCCACCGCCTTCAAGGCAAGCCTCGATCGGCTGGCCAGTCTCGGCGCCGAGCTCGCGGAATTCTCCGGCGAGGGTTTTGACGTCGAGCCGATCTGGCGCGCCATCAACCACACGGTCTGGCGCACCCGCTTTGCCAAGCTCGCAGCCGAGCACAAGGACGACCTGAGCGAGGCGTTCTTCAAGCAGCTGGCGCTCGCGACCAACGTCAGCGGCGTTGCCTATCAGGAGGCGATGTTCGCGCGCACCGCGCTGTTCCACCGTGTGCAATCCCTGCTTGCGCGCGGGCATCTTCTGGCGATGCCGACCATCACCCGTACCGCGCTGCCGATCGAGCAGGACCTGTTCGGCACCATCGAGATCGACGGCAAGCACTTTGACAGCGTCCGGCCGCACTGGTTCCCCTGGACCATGCCGTTCAACATGACCGGGCATCCTGCCGTCAGCCTGCCCTGCGGCTTCGGTCGCGACGGCCTGCCGATCGGGCTTCAGCTCGTCGGCCGCTTCCGCGCCGATGCCGACCTGCTGCGCGTGAGCGCGCTGTTCGAGGCCTCGCACGACCTTCTGTCCCGCCGGCCTGCTTGA
- a CDS encoding ABC transporter permease, which translates to MSVFVLRRLLTLLATLVGASLIIFLVLDALPGNAAQMLMGADASPDAVRALTVKLGLDQPLAIRYLHWIKGLLIGDLGNSYVYGTPVASLIAERLVLTIPLAIMSMLITVTLALFAGIYTAANHNKLGDVGVMSLTQVGIALPNFWFAILLILLFSVRLQWLSAGGFPGWEDGIWLGLKSLLLPAVSLAVVQAAILARVTRSAVLEVLREDFVRTARAKGLGRREVLWSHVLRNAMIPVMTVMGLQFANLLAGTIVIENVFYLPGLGRLIFQSIANRDLIVVRNCVMLLATMVVIVNFVVDVLYAFVDPRIKVHDL; encoded by the coding sequence ATGAGCGTATTTGTCCTCCGACGTCTCCTGACCTTGCTGGCGACGCTGGTCGGCGCATCCTTGATCATTTTCCTGGTGCTGGACGCTCTTCCCGGCAACGCCGCGCAGATGCTGATGGGCGCCGACGCCTCACCTGATGCGGTGCGCGCGCTCACCGTCAAGCTCGGGCTCGATCAGCCGCTGGCCATCCGCTATTTGCACTGGATCAAGGGACTCCTGATCGGCGATCTCGGCAACAGCTATGTCTACGGCACGCCGGTAGCTAGCTTGATCGCCGAGCGGCTGGTGCTGACCATCCCGCTCGCGATCATGTCCATGCTGATCACGGTGACGCTGGCGCTCTTCGCCGGCATCTATACCGCCGCCAACCACAACAAGCTCGGCGACGTCGGCGTGATGTCGCTGACGCAGGTGGGCATCGCGCTGCCGAACTTCTGGTTCGCGATCCTCCTGATCCTGCTGTTCTCGGTGCGGCTGCAATGGCTGTCCGCCGGCGGTTTTCCCGGCTGGGAGGACGGCATCTGGCTAGGGCTCAAGTCGCTGCTGTTGCCGGCAGTCTCGCTCGCGGTGGTGCAGGCCGCGATCCTCGCGCGCGTCACGCGCTCTGCGGTGCTGGAAGTGCTGCGTGAAGACTTCGTCCGCACGGCGCGCGCGAAGGGGCTCGGCAGGCGCGAGGTGCTGTGGAGCCACGTGCTGCGCAACGCCATGATCCCGGTGATGACGGTGATGGGGCTGCAATTCGCCAATCTGCTGGCCGGCACCATCGTGATCGAGAACGTATTCTATCTGCCGGGCCTCGGCCGCCTGATCTTCCAGTCGATCGCCAACCGCGACCTCATCGTGGTGCGCAATTGCGTGATGCTGCTCGCGACCATGGTTGTCATCGTCAATTTCGTGGTCGACGTGCTCTATGCCTTCGTCGATCCCCGCATCAAGGTGCACGACCTGTGA
- a CDS encoding ABC transporter permease, translating to MSAPLTTLVDAPAATRALPVRTFWRRALRHRSFVLGGALSLLVLASALLSLVWTPWSPYEIDIASKLRPPSAAHWLGTDSFGRDIVSLLLAGARSTIMVGIIAVSIGLSFGVCLGLIASARRGWTEEIIMRFTDFTFAFPAVLSAIMLAAVVGPGMVTSIVAIGIFQIPTLTRLTRGSANAIWAREFVLAARAAGKGTFRITIEHVLPNILSILIVQATIQFALAILAEAALSYLGLGTQPPQPSWGRMLNDAQTLLFQSPMLAVYPGAAIAVAVLGLNLLGDGLRDLLDPRLARER from the coding sequence GTGAGCGCGCCGCTGACCACCCTGGTTGACGCGCCGGCCGCAACGCGTGCCCTGCCGGTCCGGACGTTCTGGCGCCGCGCGCTACGCCATCGCAGTTTTGTGCTGGGCGGCGCGCTCAGCCTTTTGGTGCTGGCCTCGGCGCTGCTGTCGCTAGTGTGGACGCCGTGGTCGCCCTACGAGATCGACATCGCCTCAAAACTCAGGCCGCCCTCGGCGGCGCACTGGCTCGGCACCGATTCCTTCGGCCGCGACATCGTCTCGCTGCTGCTGGCGGGCGCCCGCTCCACCATCATGGTCGGCATCATCGCGGTGAGCATAGGTCTCAGTTTCGGCGTCTGCCTCGGCTTGATCGCATCGGCGCGGCGCGGTTGGACCGAAGAGATCATCATGCGCTTCACCGACTTCACCTTCGCGTTTCCGGCCGTGCTCTCCGCGATCATGCTGGCCGCCGTCGTGGGGCCGGGCATGGTGACCTCGATCGTCGCGATCGGCATTTTTCAGATTCCGACGCTGACGCGGCTGACGCGCGGCTCGGCCAACGCGATCTGGGCGCGTGAGTTCGTGCTGGCCGCGCGTGCCGCGGGCAAGGGGACCTTTCGCATCACCATCGAGCACGTGTTGCCCAACATCCTGTCGATCCTGATCGTGCAGGCGACCATCCAGTTTGCGCTTGCGATTCTTGCCGAAGCCGCCTTGTCCTATCTCGGCCTCGGCACGCAGCCGCCGCAGCCGTCCTGGGGCCGCATGCTGAACGATGCGCAGACGCTGCTGTTCCAGTCGCCGATGCTGGCGGTCTATCCAGGTGCGGCGATCGCGGTCGCCGTGCTCGGCCTCAATCTCCTTGGCGACGGACTGCGTGATCTGCTCGATCCAAGACTGGCGCGGGAGCGGTGA
- a CDS encoding ABC transporter ATP-binding protein, whose protein sequence is MADPATMPLIEADNLGVRLNTSRGPAQAVRGVSFALKRGETLGLVGESGCGKSVTALSLMGLLPDSAVVTGSIRLDGRELAGLSDAEYCGLRGNRISMIFQEPMTALNPMHTIGHQVSEPLRRHKKYSASQARREAIALLDRVGLPDPARRIDAYPHQFSGGQRQRVTIAMALACEPDLLIADEPTTALDVTIQGQILDLIADLVEERGMSMILISHDLGVIAENVQRMMVMYGGTVVESGPTDEVFRRMGHPYTQGLFRARPRLGARKGTRLTTISGTVPELADLPSGCTFSDRCPLVIDQCRAALPPVVDVGPGHGVRCIRTDVSMADRVGALSA, encoded by the coding sequence ATGGCTGATCCCGCGACCATGCCACTGATCGAGGCCGACAATCTCGGCGTCCGCCTCAACACCAGCCGAGGGCCTGCACAGGCCGTGCGCGGCGTCAGCTTCGCCTTGAAGCGCGGCGAGACGCTCGGGCTGGTCGGCGAATCCGGCTGCGGCAAGTCGGTCACCGCGCTGTCCCTGATGGGGCTGTTGCCGGACAGCGCCGTCGTCACCGGCAGCATCCGGCTCGACGGACGCGAGCTCGCCGGACTTTCGGATGCGGAGTATTGCGGGCTGCGCGGCAACCGCATCAGCATGATCTTCCAGGAGCCGATGACCGCGCTCAACCCGATGCACACGATCGGGCACCAGGTCTCCGAGCCCCTGCGCCGTCACAAGAAATATTCGGCGTCGCAGGCGCGGCGAGAAGCGATCGCCTTGCTCGACCGCGTCGGGCTGCCCGATCCGGCACGGCGCATCGATGCCTATCCGCACCAGTTTTCCGGCGGTCAGCGCCAGCGCGTCACGATCGCGATGGCGCTCGCCTGCGAGCCCGACCTCCTGATCGCGGACGAGCCGACCACCGCGCTCGACGTCACCATCCAGGGCCAGATCCTCGATCTCATCGCCGACCTCGTCGAAGAGCGGGGCATGTCGATGATCCTGATCTCGCACGATCTCGGCGTCATCGCCGAGAACGTGCAGCGCATGATGGTGATGTATGGCGGCACCGTCGTCGAGAGCGGGCCGACCGACGAGGTGTTCCGGCGCATGGGGCATCCCTACACGCAAGGCTTGTTCCGCGCCCGCCCGCGGCTCGGCGCGCGCAAGGGGACGCGGCTGACGACGATTTCAGGCACGGTGCCGGAGCTCGCCGATCTGCCTTCTGGCTGCACTTTTTCGGATCGATGTCCGCTTGTGATCGATCAATGTCGCGCCGCGCTTCCACCCGTAGTCGATGTCGGACCTGGCCATGGCGTTCGCTGCATCAGGACGGACGTATCGATGGCTGATCGCGTCGGAGCGCTGTCCGCATGA
- a CDS encoding oligopeptide/dipeptide ABC transporter ATP-binding protein — protein sequence MTAAAEPLLDVKDIVQRYMLPRESLFRPPGQVRALNGVSLRVHAGKSLGIVGESGSGKSTFARVVMALERPTSGHVALLGRDLNHISADELRRARRDFQMVFQDPYGSLDPRQTIARIVAEPLTVLEGADRTTFRARVAAVLRQVGLRDADMDKYPHEFSGGQRQRIAIARALITQPKLIVADEPVSALDVSVQAQVLNLMQDLQEQFGLSYILISHDLAVVDYLCDEVAVMYLGRIVEQGRPEDLFEHCAHPYTRALLDAVPWARAGGGRRRRGAQAIASQSAAATGCPYVSRCALADQHCREALPELRKVGEAHLAACHKAEAVMALPTPAAEG from the coding sequence ATGACCGCCGCAGCGGAGCCTCTCCTCGACGTGAAGGATATCGTGCAGCGCTACATGCTGCCGCGGGAAAGCCTGTTCCGCCCGCCGGGGCAGGTGCGCGCGCTCAACGGCGTGAGCCTGCGGGTTCACGCGGGCAAGAGCCTCGGCATCGTCGGTGAGTCCGGTTCGGGCAAGTCGACCTTCGCGCGGGTGGTGATGGCGCTGGAGCGGCCGACATCGGGGCATGTCGCGCTGCTCGGGCGCGACCTCAACCATATCTCCGCCGACGAGCTGCGCCGCGCCCGCCGCGACTTCCAGATGGTTTTCCAGGACCCCTATGGCTCGCTCGACCCGCGCCAGACCATCGCGCGTATCGTTGCCGAACCGCTGACCGTGCTGGAGGGAGCCGATCGCACCACGTTTCGCGCACGCGTCGCCGCAGTGTTGCGGCAGGTCGGCCTGCGCGATGCCGACATGGACAAGTATCCGCACGAGTTCTCCGGCGGCCAGCGCCAGCGCATCGCGATCGCGCGCGCGCTGATCACCCAGCCGAAGCTGATCGTCGCCGACGAGCCGGTCTCCGCGCTCGACGTCTCCGTGCAGGCGCAGGTGCTCAACCTGATGCAGGACCTCCAGGAGCAGTTCGGCCTGAGCTACATCCTGATCAGCCACGATCTCGCCGTCGTCGACTATCTCTGCGATGAGGTCGCGGTGATGTATCTCGGCCGGATCGTCGAGCAGGGGCGGCCTGAGGACCTGTTCGAGCACTGCGCCCATCCTTATACGCGGGCGCTGCTGGACGCCGTGCCGTGGGCGCGTGCCGGCGGCGGACGGCGGCGGCGCGGGGCCCAGGCAATCGCCTCGCAATCGGCGGCCGCGACCGGATGTCCCTACGTCTCGCGCTGTGCGCTGGCCGACCAGCATTGCCGCGAGGCCCTGCCTGAGTTACGCAAGGTGGGCGAGGCGCATCTCGCGGCCTGCCACAAGGCGGAGGCCGTGATGGCGTTGCCCACGCCGGCCGCGGAGGGTTAG